In Flammeovirgaceae bacterium, the sequence TCAATTACGTTTTCACCTTCATAAAACCTGTTTTCTTTTTCTAAACCGGGCACCTGGAAAACCCCCTGAAAAAATCCGGTCGAAAAAGTTTACATTTACAGTAATTTCATTCACGTTTACAGTATGGAGGCAAAATTTTCGAACCGCGTTAAAGAAGTAATAAGCCTTAGCCGTGAAGAAGCACTTCGCCTGGGGCATGATTATATAGGCACCGAACATTTGTTACTGGGGCTGATTCGCGAAGGGGAGGGTGTGGCCGTAGGAGTACTTAAAAAACTGGGCGTGCCACTTAGTGACTTGCGCAGCGAAATCGAACGGGTATCGAAAGGCACCGCCACCCACGAAGTAAAAAACCTGGCCAACATACCGCTAACCAAGGCCTCTGAAAAAGTTTTAAAGATTACTTACCTCGAAGCCAAGATATTCAAAGCCCAGCTTATCGGAACAGAACATTTGCTGCTCTCCATTCTGCGCGATGCCGACAACCTGGCCACACAAATCCTGAAAAAATTTGATGTGAATTATGAAACTGTAAAAGAAATGCTTGAATACCAGCACGAAGGTCCGCAGGCCGCATCGGATACAGACGATCCGGATGAAGATTCATCAAGAATCTTCGGTGGTGGTGCCGGTTCGCAAGGCAAGGAAAAGAAAGGAACTGAAAAATCGCGCACCCCGGTACTCGATAATTTTGGCCGCGACTTAACACGACTGGCTGAAGACGGCAAACTTGATCCGATTGTCGGCCGCGAAAAAGAGATTGAGCGTGTGGCCCAGATTCTGAGCCGCAGAAAGAAAAACAACCCGATATTGATTGGCGAGCCGGGCGTTGGTAAAACCGCCATTGCCGAAGGCTTAGCCCTGCGCATTGTACAGAAAAAAGTTTCGCGTGTACTGTTTGGTAAGCGCGTTGTTACGCTCGACCTTGCTTCGCTGGTGGCCGGCACCAAGTACCGCGGCCAGTTTGAAGAACGGATGAAGGCTGTGATGAATGAACTGGAGAAATCACCGGATGTTATTTTGTTTATCGATGAACTGCATACCATCGTTGGTGCAGGCGGTGCCTCCGGCTCGCTCGATGCCTCCAACATGTTTAAGCCTGCTCTTGCCCGTGGCGAGATTCAGTGCATAGGCGCCACAACGCTTGACGAATACCGCCAGTACATTGAGAAAGACGGTGCGCTGGCGCGCAGGTTCCAGATGGTAATGGTCGATTCAACCACACCGGAAGAAACGCTGCAGATTCTGGAGAACATCAAAGACAAGTACGAAGATCACCACCACGTTACTTACACCAAAGAGGCCATTGAAGCTTGCGTAAAACTTTCCGACCGGTATATCAGCGATCGCTTCCTGCCCGATAAAGCCATTGATGTAATGGATGAGGCCGGTGCGCGTGTGCACATCAACAACATTCACGTACCGGAAGAAATCGTAAAGCTGGAAGAAGCGATTGAAGATGTGAAGAAAGAAAAGAACCGCGTGGTAAAAAGCCAGAAGTACGAAGAAGCCGCCCAACTGCGCGATAAAGAAAAGAAACTGCTCGAGCAACTGGAGATAGCCAAAGCCCGCTGGGAAGAAAAAACCCGGACTGAAAAATATACGGTTAACGAAGACAATGTGGCCGATGTGATCGCCATGATGACGGGTATCCCTACCAACCGCATTGCCCAGAAAGAAAGCAATAAACTGCTGGGCATGGCCGAAGAACTGAGCGGCAAAGTTATCGGGCAGGAAGAAGCCATAAAAAAATTAACCAAGGCCATTCAGCGTACCCGGGTTGGTTTAAAAGACCCGCGCAAACCGATCGGCTCCTTCATATTCCTTGGTCCTACGGGCGTAGGTAAAACCGAACTGGCCAAAGTGCTGGCCACTTACCTGTTCGACAAAGAAGATGCGCTCATCCGCATTGACATGAGCGAGTATATGGAAAAGTTTTCCGTATCGCGCCTGGTGGGCGCGCCTCCGGGCTATGTAGGGTACGAAGAAGGCGGCCAGCTTACCGAAAAGGTAAGACGCAAACCGTATTCAGTGGTATTGCTTGACGAGATTGAAAAAGCACACCCCGATGTATTCAACATTCTGCTGCAGGTACTGGATGACGGTATTCTTACCGATGGCCTGGGCAGGCGGGTGGACTTCCGCAACACCATCATCATCATGACGTCCAACATTGGCGTGCGCGACCTGAAAGATTTCGGAACGGGCATCGGTTTTGCGCCTTCGTCCAAGCGCGAGAATGAAGAAGAACTGATGAAGTCAACCATTCAGAATGCCTTGAAGCGGGCGTTCAGCCCCGAGTTTTTGAACCGCCTGGATGATGTAATCGTGTTCAATTCGCTGCAGCGCGAGCACATACACAAAATCATTGAGATTACGCTTAAGAAAGTATTCGACCGGATTAACACGCTGGGTTACACCGTTGAATTAACCGATAAGGCTAAAGATTTTCTTTCGGAGAAAGGCTACGACCAGCAGTTTGGCGCCCGCCCGCTGAACCGCGCCATTACCAAATACCTGGAAGATCCGGTGGCCGAAGAAATCCTGAAAGGCGAAATTGAAGAAGGCGGCACCATTGTGGCCGACCATGACGGCAAAGCGGATTCGCTTACGCTGAAGGTAAAAAAGCCCAAGGCGGCCTCGAAGAAAGAGTAACACACAACGTGTTTACAGGAAAGAAGGCGGGGCAACCCGCTTTTTTTGTGGAGGTTTGAAATATGTAAATAATTGCAATGAATATATTAGGGTGTTATAGCTCATTTTAAGACGACAACCAACGACAAGACAAAATGCCATTAAGAGCATACATAGACAATGAAGAAATCATTTCCATTGACCAAGACGAAAAACAATGGGACGATTTAAAAAAGCGACTCAAATCAAAAGAGTGCGTTTTGACATTGCCGTGTTGTAAAGAAGAAGGCTTTTTAAGAACAAGTAGTAAAGGTCTTAGACATTTTGTTCACGCAAAATCGGATAACACTTGTGATTGGAAACCAGAATCACCAGAACATTTAAGAGCAAAAATTGAAATAATTGAAGCTTGCAAAGAAAATGGGTGGAAAGCTATACCTGAATTTTCAGAGACTAATTGGCGTGCGGACGTTTTAGCAATCCAAAATGAAAAACGAATTGCATTTGAAGTTCAATGGAGCAGACAGACTTTTGAAGACACAAAGTTTCGCCAAGACAGATATAAAGAATCTAATGTTCGTGGTTGTTGGTTTTTCCGAACTGCACCAAAAGAATTAAGAGAATATGATGAACACCTAAAAGCCGACAAAGAAATTCCAGCATTCAAAATTTTCAAAGACGAGAACTCAAATATTATTGCTCAACTCAAACAGACACAACTTCCATTAAGGACTTTGGTAGACAGTTTATTAAAAAGAAGACTAAAATTTTGTGAACATATTAGACTGAAACCAAAACAGGAAGTAACAATCGTTTTCTTTGAGACAAGTTGTTGGAAGTGCCATAAACCTCAACACCTTTGGACAGTTGAACAGAATCTTGTTACGGTTTGCAATCAAGACTTTTACTTAATGGGTTCAATGTGGGACAATGACGATATTGACAAAAGTCCAAAAATATACGAAGCTGTAAAACAGTTTTTGCAGACAGAAACAGGAAAGAACTTAAAAATCGGGCAACTAAAAAAACGATATAGCAAAACAGTTCACGACAGCTATTTATCACACGGCTGCTTTTACTGTGACTCAATTTTTGGAGATTGGTTCTTAAACACAGAAAAAATGAACGGACAGAACAACCCAAACTCTTTAAGACATAAAGTAGAAATTGAATTTGGAACAACAAAAGAAGAAGGACAACACTGGTGCTATTCAGACATTGGACAATTTTGCGAATGAGAAGAAAAACGAGCTATAACACGGGTTTTGCGTCAGGCGGGGTGACGTGCAAACTTGTAGCTTTGTGCTTCTATTCAAGTCCAGTGCAGGTTGACAGTTTTGTGCTCCGAAACCCGCCCGAACGCAAAGCCCGAAAACGTTACCTGCAGGCATAAAAACACTACTTGCCTTAAAATGCAACAAATGATAACAAAACCCCTCATTAAATTTAATCTCATAATCTTAACGGGGCTATTAGTATCATCGAATTTAGCAGCACAAATTACCTGGGCAAAACATCCGACCCCTGTAGTAAGCCGAAGTGCAGTTTTCCCCGATTGGAAGGCTTTGGCAGCAGGCGATGCTTGTGTGATTAAGGATAACGATACCCTGAAAATGTGGTACGCTGGTGTGGGATGGCAAACAGCTAGCGACCCGTGTCCAAGAGTAAGAATTGGTTATGCATGGTCGTTGAATGGAATTATTTGGAATGAATATCCCGGAAATCCCATTCTAAATGTCAGTTCTGATACTTCAAAATTTGACTCTGATGGTGTAGAAACACCCACAGTTATCAAGGATTTATCGGCTCCTGCAAATCAGCGATATAAACTCTGGTATGCTGGTAGAAAAGCCAAATGCATCCCCGTTAACGACCATAAATTCGGTTATGCCTACTCTCCCGATGGAATTAATTGGACAAAATATTCAGGCAACCCTGTTCTTGTGCCGGGCAACAATTCGAGTTGGTTTAACACCTTTATTTCCAGCCCCAGTGTAGTGTTAGATGGAGGGATTTACAAAATGTGGTTCACTGCACCAGACCTTGTCTTCAATAGTCAGCCAACGGATGGGAAAAGCAACATTGGCTACGCAACATCTACTGATGGGATAAATTGGACGGTTCACCCTGCGGCTGTATTAATTGCAGGAGAGCAGATGAATTGGGATTCTGCCAGCATTGCA encodes:
- a CDS encoding ATP-dependent Clp protease ATP-binding subunit — its product is MEAKFSNRVKEVISLSREEALRLGHDYIGTEHLLLGLIREGEGVAVGVLKKLGVPLSDLRSEIERVSKGTATHEVKNLANIPLTKASEKVLKITYLEAKIFKAQLIGTEHLLLSILRDADNLATQILKKFDVNYETVKEMLEYQHEGPQAASDTDDPDEDSSRIFGGGAGSQGKEKKGTEKSRTPVLDNFGRDLTRLAEDGKLDPIVGREKEIERVAQILSRRKKNNPILIGEPGVGKTAIAEGLALRIVQKKVSRVLFGKRVVTLDLASLVAGTKYRGQFEERMKAVMNELEKSPDVILFIDELHTIVGAGGASGSLDASNMFKPALARGEIQCIGATTLDEYRQYIEKDGALARRFQMVMVDSTTPEETLQILENIKDKYEDHHHVTYTKEAIEACVKLSDRYISDRFLPDKAIDVMDEAGARVHINNIHVPEEIVKLEEAIEDVKKEKNRVVKSQKYEEAAQLRDKEKKLLEQLEIAKARWEEKTRTEKYTVNEDNVADVIAMMTGIPTNRIAQKESNKLLGMAEELSGKVIGQEEAIKKLTKAIQRTRVGLKDPRKPIGSFIFLGPTGVGKTELAKVLATYLFDKEDALIRIDMSEYMEKFSVSRLVGAPPGYVGYEEGGQLTEKVRRKPYSVVLLDEIEKAHPDVFNILLQVLDDGILTDGLGRRVDFRNTIIIMTSNIGVRDLKDFGTGIGFAPSSKRENEEELMKSTIQNALKRAFSPEFLNRLDDVIVFNSLQREHIHKIIEITLKKVFDRINTLGYTVELTDKAKDFLSEKGYDQQFGARPLNRAITKYLEDPVAEEILKGEIEEGGTIVADHDGKADSLTLKVKKPKAASKKE
- a CDS encoding T9SS type A sorting domain-containing protein, producing the protein MITKPLIKFNLIILTGLLVSSNLAAQITWAKHPTPVVSRSAVFPDWKALAAGDACVIKDNDTLKMWYAGVGWQTASDPCPRVRIGYAWSLNGIIWNEYPGNPILNVSSDTSKFDSDGVETPTVIKDLSAPANQRYKLWYAGRKAKCIPVNDHKFGYAYSPDGINWTKYSGNPVLVPGNNSSWFNTFISSPSVVLDGGIYKMWFTAPDLVFNSQPTDGKSNIGYATSTDGINWTVHPAAVLIAGEQMNWDSASIAEPCVEKIGNTFHVFYSALDQWTIENFQVGYATSSDGINWLKSTQNPILQIGTADQWDRYWASHPATIYDGITNKFRMWYTGRDTATITSLSGYYWDIGYAESMLITAITENNETENLLAIYPNPARNYLTLRLSAFSKNAEIKIYNSFGQLENIISNINGEIVEINTEKLQNGVYFLAINDGEKLLNKKFIINK